ATCAAATACGGTTGGGCGTGGTCAaatatctatcataaagcccttcgggctttaatggacgtgatcaaatctatcataaagcccttcgggctttattggatttgatcatccTGACCGTATaagatcacctcataataccaaaagaatgattcatttttcctcatttttttcttaaataaaatatcaatgacaAAGTTGTTTTTGGTAGAAGTTTTCAAGACGTTCAGCTTCCCTGATCCCTGACTCGCGAGCCCCATGTGTGGTCGAAAAGAAATGAGGATGGGTCGCCTCCCCGGCAAACAGAACAACGGGTGCCTCTTCCACGTACAGGGGCTCCCCTAGACAAGCAATGTCTTCGGGGGAGGACATCTGGGACAAAAAACTATAGGAACCACGGGTAAACTCATTGGTTTGCCACGCGGATCTAAGAATTTCCGTGGGCGCTGGGATCTTCGGGTCACCTCGAAACTGACGGATTAGTGTCACGCATTGGGTCATAACCTCTTGGTCGGTCAGAGTCTCTAAATGTTCGGCCGCTTTTCCATGAATCCAGCCACACAAAGTAGAgtcattattaagaatttcaATAAATCCAAATAAACTTTTATACCATTGCGAGGTTCTGCTGGCAGTGTTTCTTGTTTTCCAGGCAAATTGCATACGTCCCTCTCCGCGTTGCCAAAATGGCTCTTTccattttagaaatattttattgagaGTTCCATAACCAATGGCGTCAATAGATTTGACTTTTTTTGTTGGTAGCGGGGGCTCGAACATATCAGAGTGACAAGATTTTAGAACTCCTAAAGAGCACGTGACTATTGCGTGGTTTGCTTCAAAAGTTCTTTTTCCAGAGGGAGTTTGGCAAGAGACGGTAACAGTTTTAGTGTTAAGGTAACTTATCTTTTCAACTTTGGTATTGAAACGAAGCGTATTTGGTGGCAAGTCTTGTGCTATAACATCTATGATACTACGGAAACCGTTTGGTAATATGACATTCTTGCCATCTATCTCCCGGTAACAACCTATATATTTCAGGGACACCTTTTCGAGATCTTCTGCGGAATACAATGATAGATAATTCAGCATACAGTTCAACAGAGCTCGGATGTCACTCTGTTGGTCAGGGGCAAATTGTCCAAGCCTCTCTTGTAAACGATCTTCCATATACCTCCCTACGTCAGCGGAGGGATCCGTGTTCTCTGACACAATGTCTTCCAGCTCTTTTTCCACTTCATGGAAGATCTTCCAGACCCTGTCAGTCAGAGATTGGTCTATCCTCCTGCCATCTTCGGTGTATACACATCCTCCCATTCTGGCAgtgaaaaaagttattagaattatttgttaattataccgatacatgtaaaaagaacTTTGTATTCATAATCAAAAACCGtgtcattttaaaacatgtttaataaaaaacaacaactagTAAGCACTTTTATTTTGAACGTCCAGGAGCAAGTCTGCTGTCTAACATAACTTGTTTttagtatttattattattctttacttaattattaattaaataccAAATTCATTATACAACCCGATCATCCACTTTTCTATCGCTTTTTTTAACTTATGCTTATTGAAACTTGTATATTACTATGCTGTattataatatcatgtataattAGACCCTTGATATTGCGATTTAacgcaaattacacaattttgtacctcatgtaccattgtaCTTGTATATAA
This genomic window from Magallana gigas chromosome 5, xbMagGiga1.1, whole genome shotgun sequence contains:
- the LOC117681267 gene encoding spermine oxidase gives rise to the protein MSSLRASVIVVGAGMAGLSAAQHLFNAGFTDVQILEASDRLGGRVHTYDIGDHNGRSALIELGANFIHGTHGNAVYSLATEHNLLSPFVLLDRMGGCVYTEDGRRIDQSLTDRVWKIFHEVEKELEDIVSENTDPSADVGRYMEDRLQERLGQFAPDQQSDIRALLNCMLNYLSLYSAEDLEKVSLKYIGCYREIDGKNVILPNGFRSIIDVIAQDLPPNTLRFNTKVEKISYLNTKTVTVSCQTPSGKRTFEANHAIVTCSLGVLKSCHSDMFEPPLPTKKVKSIDAIGYGTLNKIFLKWKEPFWQRGEGRMQFAWKTRNTASRTSQWYKSLFGFIEILNNDSTLCGWIHGKAAEHLETLTDQEVMTQCVTLIRQFRGDPKIPAPTEILRSAWQTNEFTRGSYSFLSQMSSPEDIACLGEPLYVEEAPVVLFAGEATHPHFFSTTHGARESGIREAERLENFYQKQLCH